A stretch of the Longimicrobium sp. genome encodes the following:
- a CDS encoding tail fiber domain-containing protein: MKPLLKLSSALALLALSAAPAAAQSDILLQLRSGNPAGDRMRVDSAGAVVALGTLGIGIMPATGPGYRMMWMPYFAAFRAGSTDDGGAGTYWDFTNVGFFSWAGGNRTIGKGYASMVMGEDMTVTGNYSTAFGSDTEVSGQYGFAAGDDNRCTSSYCHAVGFTANAGGIAAVSLGYRTTADADYSMALGYRASTNGRTGSFVWADASTTDSAQAAANYEFLARASGGFRFRTNSTLTTGCNIAAGTGTMTCSSSRTLKEGFSEVDGEDVLRRLRAVPVNSWNYIGEQAGVRHMGAFSEDFYSAFGLGNDRLAISHLDADGVNLAGVKALDARTTAQAEQITALHAENATLRGDVEQLRRENAAMAERLRAIEAMLAPRP, encoded by the coding sequence ATGAAGCCCCTACTGAAGCTCTCCTCGGCCCTCGCTCTCCTGGCCCTGTCGGCCGCCCCGGCCGCGGCCCAGTCCGACATCCTGCTGCAGCTGCGCTCGGGCAACCCCGCGGGCGACCGCATGCGCGTGGACAGCGCCGGCGCGGTGGTGGCGCTCGGCACCCTCGGCATCGGCATCATGCCCGCCACGGGCCCCGGGTACCGGATGATGTGGATGCCGTATTTCGCGGCCTTCCGCGCCGGGAGCACCGACGACGGCGGGGCCGGCACGTACTGGGACTTCACCAACGTGGGCTTCTTTTCGTGGGCGGGCGGCAACCGTACCATCGGCAAGGGCTACGCGTCGATGGTCATGGGCGAGGACATGACGGTGACGGGCAACTACTCGACGGCGTTCGGAAGCGACACCGAGGTCAGCGGGCAATACGGCTTTGCCGCAGGCGACGACAACCGCTGCACCTCGTCGTACTGCCACGCGGTGGGCTTTACCGCCAACGCGGGCGGCATCGCGGCGGTGTCCCTGGGCTACCGCACCACGGCCGATGCCGACTACTCGATGGCACTGGGGTACCGGGCCAGCACCAACGGCCGCACGGGCTCGTTCGTGTGGGCCGACGCCAGCACCACCGACTCGGCCCAGGCGGCCGCCAACTACGAGTTCCTGGCGCGCGCGTCGGGGGGCTTCCGGTTCCGCACCAACTCCACGCTGACCACCGGGTGCAACATCGCCGCGGGCACCGGCACCATGACCTGCTCGTCGAGCCGCACCCTGAAGGAAGGGTTCTCGGAAGTCGATGGTGAGGACGTGCTGCGCAGGCTGCGAGCGGTGCCGGTGAACTCGTGGAACTACATCGGCGAGCAGGCGGGCGTCCGCCACATGGGCGCGTTCTCGGAAGACTTCTACAGCGCCTTCGGGCTGGGCAACGACCGGCTGGCCATCAGCCACCTGGACGCCGACGGCGTGAACCTGGCCGGCGTGAAGGCCCTGGACGCGCGGACGACGGCACAGGCGGAGCAGATCACGGCCCTGCATGCCGAGAACGCAACCCTGCGGGGCGACGTCGAGCAGCTTCGCCGCGAGAACGCCGCGATGGCTGAGCGGCTGCGGGCCATTGAGGCGATGCTGGCGCCCCGGCCCTGA